In one Dermatophilaceae bacterium Sec6.4 genomic region, the following are encoded:
- the mtrB gene encoding MtrAB system histidine kinase MtrB, whose amino-acid sequence MKSQQPRATWSSRINAGWRLLRRAWRRSIHMRVITITVTVGAVLTFVLGSYMYQRIADGLMANKVTSSEQDALAHRSQAQATLSATDKTDHGTLQLLVQGAVTAAASPGDDLSRRVIFTHGLGTIIQRLPRVSTGPKNMTIPPAMMRAVQNDPTHQQTQITTAPRYSTGDGQVSAVIVGSRVTVPGAGDYDLYLIYPMDVEESTLDIVKGALALGGVLLLLMLAALAYLVTRLVVTPVRSAAHVAQRLSDGALNERMPVRGEDDLARLATSFNAMADSLQRQIRQLEDLSTLQQRFTSDVSHELRTPLTTIRMAADMLHDRRADFAEPVARSAELLSGELDRFEALLTDLLEISRFDAGASSLQDEPVDIRDVVRRVCDGFESLATRNHTKLRVHGRRPAVAPMDRRRVERIVRNLVSNAIEHSEGHPIDITVGRNASAVALTVRDYGIGLAPGDSSRVFNRFWRADPARARTTGGSGLGLSISLDDARLHDGWLQAWGEPGRGACFRLTLPAKTGVPIGHSPLNLAPDDSTIGRVMPQADSLTIGARSDAGTGSGASSESGSRVQR is encoded by the coding sequence ATGAAGTCCCAGCAGCCGCGAGCGACGTGGTCCTCGCGGATCAACGCCGGATGGCGGCTGCTGCGGCGGGCCTGGCGGCGGTCGATCCACATGCGGGTCATCACGATCACCGTCACGGTGGGAGCGGTGCTCACCTTCGTGCTCGGCAGCTACATGTATCAGCGCATCGCGGATGGTCTCATGGCCAACAAGGTCACCTCCTCCGAGCAGGACGCGCTTGCCCACCGCTCGCAAGCTCAGGCGACCCTGAGCGCGACCGACAAGACCGACCACGGCACCCTTCAGCTGCTGGTTCAGGGCGCCGTGACGGCAGCCGCATCGCCGGGCGACGACCTCTCTCGTCGGGTCATTTTCACCCACGGTCTCGGCACGATCATCCAGCGTTTACCGCGGGTCAGCACAGGGCCGAAGAACATGACCATCCCACCGGCAATGATGCGCGCCGTACAGAATGATCCAACCCACCAGCAGACCCAGATCACGACGGCCCCCCGATATTCCACCGGGGACGGGCAGGTGTCTGCCGTCATTGTCGGGTCTCGGGTCACCGTGCCAGGAGCGGGCGACTACGACCTGTACCTCATCTATCCGATGGACGTCGAGGAGAGCACCCTGGACATTGTCAAGGGTGCCCTCGCGCTCGGCGGTGTGCTGTTGCTCCTCATGCTTGCTGCACTCGCCTATCTGGTCACGCGGCTGGTTGTCACGCCGGTGCGTTCGGCAGCACATGTCGCACAGCGGCTGAGCGACGGGGCGCTCAACGAGCGGATGCCGGTGCGCGGGGAGGACGACCTGGCGCGGCTCGCCACATCCTTCAACGCGATGGCCGACAGTCTGCAACGGCAGATCCGCCAGTTGGAAGACCTGAGCACACTTCAGCAACGCTTCACCTCCGACGTGTCCCACGAGCTGCGGACCCCGCTCACCACGATCCGGATGGCGGCCGACATGCTGCACGACCGGCGTGCGGATTTCGCGGAGCCGGTCGCGCGATCTGCTGAGCTGCTCAGCGGCGAACTGGATCGGTTCGAGGCATTGCTGACCGACCTGTTGGAGATCAGTCGGTTTGACGCGGGAGCCAGTTCGCTACAGGACGAACCGGTCGATATTCGTGATGTGGTGCGCCGGGTCTGCGACGGGTTCGAGTCTCTCGCGACCCGCAACCACACCAAACTCCGGGTGCACGGTCGACGACCGGCCGTAGCGCCGATGGACAGACGTCGGGTGGAACGGATCGTCCGCAACCTGGTCAGTAACGCGATCGAGCACAGCGAGGGACACCCCATCGACATCACGGTGGGTCGCAACGCGAGCGCTGTGGCGTTGACAGTGCGCGATTACGGCATCGGGCTGGCACCGGGTGATTCCAGCAGGGTGTTCAACCGTTTCTGGCGCGCAGACCCGGCCCGGGCGCGAACCACCGGTGGCAGCGGCCTCGGATTGTCGATCTCGCTGGATGACGCGCGGCTGCACGACGGGTGGCTGCAGGCCTGGGGAGAGCCCGGGCGAGGAGCATGCTTCCGGCTGACGCTGCCCGCCAAGACGGGAGTACCCATTGGTCACTCACCGCTGAACCTCGCACCGGACGACTCGACGATCGGGCGTGTCATGCCGCAGGCAGACAGTCTGACCATCGGCGCGCGCAGCGATGCCGGCACTGGCAGCGGAGCGTCGTCCGAGTCCGGTTCCCGGGTGCAGAGATGA
- the mtrA gene encoding MtrAB system response regulator MtrA, whose product MRGKVLIVDDDPSLAEMLGIILRGEGLETAHCADGAAAVKAFREAAPDVVLLDVMLPGMSGVEVCRAIRAESVVPIVMLTARTDTIDVVAGLESGADDYVTKPFKPQELIARVRARLRRTDEQETEHLVLGDLSIDVSGHKVGRGSENISLTPLEFDLLVALARKPWQVFTREVLLDQVWGYRHAGDTRLVNVHVQRLRSKVERDPENPTIVLTVRGVGYKAGPA is encoded by the coding sequence ATGCGGGGAAAGGTGCTGATCGTCGACGACGATCCATCGCTGGCGGAGATGCTCGGCATCATTCTGCGGGGTGAAGGCCTCGAGACAGCGCACTGCGCGGACGGGGCCGCCGCGGTCAAGGCATTTCGTGAGGCTGCCCCGGATGTCGTTCTGCTGGACGTGATGCTTCCCGGGATGAGCGGGGTCGAGGTGTGTCGTGCGATCCGGGCAGAATCGGTGGTCCCCATCGTGATGCTTACTGCACGCACCGACACGATTGATGTCGTTGCGGGGCTGGAGTCCGGCGCTGATGACTACGTCACGAAGCCGTTCAAGCCGCAGGAGCTCATCGCACGGGTGCGCGCGCGGCTGCGTCGGACCGATGAGCAGGAGACCGAGCACCTCGTGCTGGGCGACCTGAGTATCGATGTCTCCGGTCACAAAGTGGGTCGTGGCAGCGAGAATATTTCGTTGACACCCCTGGAGTTCGACCTGCTCGTCGCGCTTGCGCGCAAGCCATGGCAGGTCTTCACCCGGGAGGTGCTTCTGGATCAGGTATGGGGCTATCGGCACGCCGGTGACACCCGACTGGTCAACGTCCATGTACAACGACTGCGGTCCAAGGTCGAACGCGATCCTGAGAACCCCACCATTGTTCTCACGGTCCGCGGGGTCGGCTACAAGGCAGGCCCGGCGTGA